One segment of Solanum stenotomum isolate F172 chromosome 1, ASM1918654v1, whole genome shotgun sequence DNA contains the following:
- the LOC125846773 gene encoding LOB domain-containing protein 20 — MDEPSSDGDRRKGPGKRVSGAVEQQVSGVLPASTAPCGACKFLRRKCINGCVFAPYFGSDQGAARFAAVHKVFGASNVSKLLLHIPANRRQDAVVTITYEAQARLSDPVYGCVSTILALQQQVASLQSELAIVQTQIMNSRYAMANAYHNISQQQEEQHIAILQPSYSNNSSISNNNINLINNFNNSTTNIFDQHHQLHGSVTCTANNSPSFDPIHQLHDEEEEEEESHNPLAFTNHMFHSL; from the exons ATGGATGAGCCATCAAGTGATGGTGACCGGCGTAAGGGCCCTGGAAAGCGTGTTTCAGGGGCCGTGGAGCAGCAAGTCTCAGGCGTTCTTCCAGCTTCCACGGCCCCTTGTGGTGCATGCAAGTTCTTGAGAAGAAAATGCATCAATGGGTGCGTTTTCGCTCCCTACTTTGGCTCCGACCAAGGCGCGGCTCGGTTTGCAGCCGTGCACAAGGTGTTTGGAGCCAGCAATGTGTCTAAGCTATTGTTGCACATTCCGGCTAACCGGCGGCAAGACGCGGTGGTCACTATTACttatgaagctcaagctaggcTCTCGGATCCTGTTTATGGTTGTGTCTCAACCATTCTTGCTTTGCAACAACAG gtGGCATCCTTACAATCAGAGCTAGCAATAGTGCAGACACAGATAATGAACAGCAGATATGCAATGGCAAATGCCTATCACAATATTtcacaacaacaagaagaacaacatATTGCAATTCTACAGCCAAGTTACTCAAACAATTCTTCTATTTCAAACAACAATATTAACCTCATCAACAATTTCAATAACTCCACTACTAATATTTTTGATCAACATCATCAACTGCATGGATCAGTTACCTGTACTGCTAATAACTCTCCAAGTTTTGACCCAATTCATCAACTCCATgatgaggaagaggaggaagaagaaagcCATAATCCACTTGCTTTTACTAATCACATGTTTCATTCCCTATGA
- the LOC125846762 gene encoding protein CANDIDATE G-PROTEIN COUPLED RECEPTOR 2: MIDWKMRSVESIVAELSPSSSATAVVGAGGDGGGGWFVECHGLWHNVLMIVPSVLFVLYLASQAKRSFSKVSNGRSHVVAALYAILWLVSIFNLAWCSLQAWECAPGKQLMWNVISLFTTSGMLFLEVSLIAFLLQGNHASGREALTQTFLISAIVVGLDISLKGIYLFGFGIQLFDVSNNGSQWALWVIHKLLLTGVYGLIFFMYRSTWRERLPARPAFQNYISIMFCVNATALLACALAAHGTGFGIWLYNITVICYHAMYLPLLYITFLADFLQEDDLHLENVYYSEMKDAGFFDVDWE, translated from the exons ATGATTGATTGGAAGATGAGATCTGTTGAATCCATAGTGGCGGAGCTATCACCGTCTTCTTCCGCAACTGCCGTGGTCGGAGCAGGAGGAGATGGCGGCGGCGGTTGGTTCGTGGAGTGCCACGGTTTATGGCATAATGTGTTGATGATAGTTCCGTCAGtactatttgttttatatttggCTTCCCAAGCCAAGAGAAGCTTCTCGAAGGTTTCTAATGGTCGATCGCATGTAGTAGCTGCTCTCTATGCCATTCTCTGGCTTGTTAGTATCTTCAATTTGGCCTGGTGCTCTCTTCAG GCATGGGAGTGTGCTCCAGGGAAACAATTGATGTGGAATGTCATCTCCTTGTTCACAACATCTGGCATGCTATTTCTCGAAGTAAGCTTGATAGCCTTTCTACTTCAAGGGAACCACGCTAGTGGACGTGAGGCGCTAACACAGACTTTCCTAATCTCAGCAATTGTAGTAGGTTTAGATATATCTCTAAAG GGGATCTACCTATTTGGATTTGGTATTCAGTTGTTTGATGTTAGCAACAATGGCTCACAATGGGCCTTGTGGGTTATTCACAAGTTACTGCTGACTGGAGTATATGGCCTCATCTTTTTTATGTATCGATCTACATGGAGAGAAAGGTTGCCAG CAAGACCTGCATTCCAGAACTATATTTCCATCATGTTTTGCGTTAATGCAACTGCCTTGCTTGCATGTGCACTTGCAGCACATGGGACTGGATTTGGAATATG GCTGTACAATATCACGGTCATCTGTTACCATGCCATGTACCTTCCTCTTCTGTATATTACTTTCCTAGCGGACTTTTTGCAG GAGGACGACTTGCATCTGGAGAATGTATACTACTCAGAAATGAAAGATGCTGGCTTCTTTGATGTCGATTGGGAGTAA
- the LOC125846751 gene encoding vesicle-associated protein 1-1-like, which yields MYSDLVEIAPRELKFIFEPKKQSSCTIRLINKSQNHVAFKVKTTSPKKYCVRPNTGIIKPRASCDFTVTMQAQKAPPPDMACKDKFLVQCTVVAEETVEEDITSAMFSKDDGKYVQENKMRVILVSPPGSPVLSPINVQHSDLPSYIDSPREDQVHGNENICSYQEGDVNGVHNHNGRYQESLTRDQVNPLNQNTPKELDENVKEFRKENADMQMEGKHAQLETRKHDEEMDLVKDVASMKSKIIELERKLSEAKDTISRLTEERKSTAQERESLQRELVMLTSKKGGRKVRVGFPLLYVVTVAFISMVFGYLMHY from the exons ATGTATTCCGACCTGGTGGAAATTGCACCAAGGGAACTCAAGTTCATAT TTGAACCAAAGAAGCAAAGCTCTTGCACTATTCGACTAATTAATAAGTCCCAAAATCATGTTGCTTTTAAG GTCAAGACTACCAGTCCAAAGAAATATTGTGTTAGACCAAATACAGGAATTATTAAGCCAAGAGCATCCTGTGATTTTACAG TGACCATGCAGGCACAAAAGGCACCTCCTCCTGATATGGCGTGCAAGGATAAGTTCTTAGTTCAATGCACAGTTGTGGCGGAGGAGACTGTTGAGGAGGATATTACATCAGCCATG TTTTCAAAAGATGATGGCAAATATGTTCAAGAAAATAAGATGAGAGTGATCCTTGTCAGTCCACCTGGTTCACCTGTTTTATCACCAATCAATGTACAACACAGTGATCTTCCAAGTTACATAGATTCACCACGAGAAGATCAAGTACATGGTAATGAAAATATCTGTTCATATCAAGAA GGAGATGTCAATGGAGTACATAACCACAATGGAAGATACCAAGAATCATTGACCAGAGATCAAGTAAACCCCCTCAATCAAAATACACCGAAGGAA CTGGATGAGAATGTAAAGGAGTTTAGAAAGGAAAATGCTGACATGCAAATGGAGGGAAAGCATGCGCAGTTGGAGACGAGGAAGCATGATGAAGAGATGGACTTAGTCAAGGATGTTGCAAGCATGAAGTCAAAAATAATTGAACTTGAACGAAAATTAAGTGAG GCCAAAGACACCATCTCAAGGCTAACAGAGGAGAGGAAATCTACCGCTCAAGAAAGAGAGAGCTTACAAAGAGAACTG GTCATGTTGACAAGTAAGAAAGGCGGAAGAAAAGTGCGGGTTGGATTTCCGCTCCTCTATGTGGTTACTGTAGCCTTTATTAGTATGGTGTTTGGTTACCTTATGCATTACTGA